aTCATGGCCTCCAGAAACTTAAAGAATGTTCCAGTTTACCCAAGAAATTACTTTTTCCTTCCATCCACTTTCTTCCTTACCTATTTGATTTAATTGTTAGAGAGTGAACATGTTTAAGCATTTTACTCACACAGGTGggaaaacatttaatattatGATAGCCTTGAAAAATTGTGATATACATAATGTTTCTCAACGATGGTTCTCCATGGAGTAATTCCTTTGGGAATCTCCTGCAGTTCTAGCAAGAAGGCTGTGTGGAGCTCTCCCCCATAAAATCCAGAACCTTGAGTGATCTTGCTCTCTCACACAGTAAGGAGCTGGAAAGGCCACTGGCAGACTAGGGTTAGAAGGGATTCCCAAACTCTTAACGAGGCAGCCAGTTGGACATTGGTGCCCTTTCCAGTAGAACCCTGGGGTTTTCTCACATGTTTGCAATGGAGTAAATCCCTTTTGAATGATCTCCCATTTTCCCCAACAacaaataacaatattttaactGCAGTTAGCCCTGTTCTTACCTATATTTAGAGTTTACTTGCTCTTCCCAAGTCCCCACGATGGAGGTGTTCTGATTAACCTCATTTTACAGGCGAGAAAATTGagactcttaaaaaagaaagacaagctcTAAACTCGGGGGATGCCCAGGTCTCTGAAGGGCCTTTGCTGTTGCAAAGAGATGATCAGGTGTTTGATCTGTGGATCCCCTGGGTGCTGGTAtcatgcccatttttttgatgtgtaAACTGAGCTCCCAGAAGGCATCTGACCAGAGTCACACAGGCAGAACTAAAATCTGGCTGTCACCCAAGGCCATCTCTCTTCTAGTATCGCACTTTGGGGCCCAGGTGTGTTCTTCTCCGAGGGGatacggggtgggggaggggggcggggaggggcaggggcacgCCTTCCCGGCAAGCTGCACACAAGCCTTCACCACTCAGGTGCCAAAGAAGGGGATCGGGCTGTCTCTCTAACTCCACCACGAACTTGCCACGGGGTGCAGGGGCACCTTTGTCTCGCCCCACCTGAGGAGCCAGCGCCAGGCCGCGCCTCGGCGCCGCCCCACCTCGGTCCGCAGGGGTGGCGGCAGCGCCAGCTCCAGGCTCCAGCCGGCGACCACACGGTAACCCGAGCCCACAGCCGCCTCCATCTTACATTTGGGGACCATTATTTTTTCCCCCGCCCTTAAAAACACTTCATGGAGCGCCATCCTCGCCCATCCTCCGCACTTCCCACCCCAACTCCCCTGTCCGCCACATCTCCTTCTTAAACTGCCAGCCCCAAGATCCCAAGTGGGCGCAGGATACAAAGTGGAAGATGTGGACACCGCAGTTCCAGGTCCCGGTCCCTTCCAGCTCGGGGCGGGAGTGGGCTGGGATAGGGGGGGATTTCCCCTCATCTGGAAAagcctgggggatgggggtgctTCCCCAGGGCCTCGGCCGCCGCCTCCGCCGGACGGAACGCGCTCGGCCCCGCACACCTTGCTGGAAGCTCACACAGGAGCAATGGAAGCACAGGAGGAGTGTTGGGAGGGATAGGCGTGCCCGCGCGCGCgcgtgagagtgtgtgtgtgtgtgtgtgtgtgtgtgtgctcgcgcgcgcgcacgcgcgtgtGCATTTTTAAGATCCGGGGTGTAATTCCGCAAAGAAGGTCCAGAAGATGGGGCATCGCTAGCGTGGACAGAGGCTTTGTGTCCAAACCGGCAGCGCAGGGGATCACACGGGGGCTGGGGCTCTCCCGGGCCCGCGCGGTGACTCGAGGAGTTGTGTCTGCGCATCGGGAGGAGAACGGGATTCCTCACCCCGACGGGACGCCCGGGTGGAGGAAGCTCGAGACTCCGGGCCCTGTGGGACAGTCCGTGCGCCCCGGCCCGGGCTGGTGAGCGGCGGGGACGCTCGGCAGAAGCTCCCAGCCGAGCATCAAGCACGGGCCGCAGGGTCGCGTCCCCGAAACAGCCCGCCCCAGTCCGGCTCCCCGGTCCTAAGGGCGCCCCTGCCCGCCGCCCTCCGCCCCTCCCGCCCCTGCAGCGCTGACACCGCCGCGCTGGGCCGGTTACGCCCCCACCCCGCGCCCACAGCCTCCCCGGCGTGCGGCAGCTCGGGCGCAGGGAGGCGGCCGCGCGTCCACTCCCGCGCGCTGCAGCCGTCCCTCCCCCCCGGCACTCACAAAATTGTCCCCGCAGCCGTTGTCCGGACACAGCACGTAAAAGGAGACGCCAGGGTCGGCGTAGAAATCCATCCTGCGCTCGGTCTCCTCTGTGGCGATGAGCTCGAAGGGCGTGTTGGAGCACCATTTCTCCGCAACGTCAGCCAGCTGCTGGAAATCCATCCTGGCCCGCCGCGCCCGCCGCTCGCTCAGCCTCCTCGCGCGCTGCCCGCCTCCCGCTCCctccgccgcccgcccgccctcctCTCTCCTCGGGCGCCCTCCTCCCGGGCGGCCAGCGCGCGGCTCCGCGGGCTCTCGGGCaggcggcggggccgggcggcGCGGCTCCCTCCGGTCCCGGGGCTCCTCCCGGCGGGGACTGTTTACATGCTGTGTGTACGGGGTGGGCGGCGGCCTGGACCGCGCGGCGCCGCGCCCGGCTCCTCCCCGACCCGCCTCCCGGCCCGCCCCTCTCGGGCGGCGCGGTTTGCTGCGGGCGgacgggcggggcggggcggactCCTCGGTTTGcccccaccacctttttttttctttctttctttctttctttcttttcttttctctttttttttttttataagcgaACCCAAAGCCTCGGAACATCCCGGAGTCCTCCGGAGCCCGGGACCACCCCGTCCCGTGACGTCACGCGCCCCAGCCAATCACCGGAGGCTGAGACCCGCGCCGGGGTCCACCAGCCGGGTGACGTCACAGCGCGGACCCGAAATCCGCGACTTTCCAGTTTACAGTGAAGCGGGCAAAGCTCGTAGTCCTGTCTAGCGTTTAGTTAGAAGGCCTCGTTGGGAAAAGTGTTTTTTCGAATGCCATTTAAGTGCAGGGGACGCCCACAGAATTGCAAATAACTTGTACCTTGTCTGAGGCTAGCGATGGAGGAGTTGAGAAAATCTAAGGGAAACGGAGCTTTTCTTTTTCGGAAATCAAAGCTCCCTCCTCCGATCGATGTAAAAAAATATTATCCTAAATACATTTACTAGCCACTGATATGagtatccattttttaaaaaaagattttatttatttatttgacggacagagatcacaaataggcagagaggcaggcagaatgagtatccatttttttaaaaaagattttatttatttatttgacggacagagatcacaaataggcagagaggcaggcagagagagaggaggaagcaggctccctgcttgagcagagagcccgatgcagggttcgatcccaggaccctgggatcatgacctgagcgcaaggcagaggttttaacccactgagccatccaggcgccccatgagtaTCCATTTGAAAGGAAGATGAAaggtttggggcggggggggggtgttcttttttctttcctttttttttttttttgtgcatgtCCATAAAGCTgaatatttcttagaaataagtCTCATAATTATTCACATTCAGATCATATTGTATAACTTAAAATGACCAACTAGTTTGGAAAGgagaaagtacattttaaaacaagtgtACACAACCCCATGATTGCACCTGTTGAATGCTCACTGGTTGCCAGGAATGGGATAGGCATTGCCGGATTGCAAAAAATGCATTGGAAGAGCCCTCGCCCATAAGAACTGAATGCCTACTAGCAGAGACACGTTAAATAGCATTCATTCTACAAACATTCGATCAGCTTTTGTCTTTAAAGTTGATCTTTTGAACTGGGCACTGTGCTAGCCCTAGGGATATAAATATGAACAAAGTGTAGTTCCACCCTGAAAGGGATGACAGGCTAGCCAAGGGAAGCTCAGGACACCATCAAGCCTCTGAACACACCCTTTACTCAATAGAATGGGTGTGATTCTAGAAAATTGGTCTATTGCACATTTCAGGGATATGGATTCTTTCCCCCTTGATTTCCCTTACTAAATCACAGCTGCACAATGTCCACACcagccaactatggaaagagcccagatgtccatcaacagataacagatgaatgaataaagatgtgttgtgcatatatatatatatatatatatatgaatattatgcggccatgaaaaaatgaaaccttgccatttgcacaaatgtggatggaactaaa
This genomic stretch from Mustela erminea isolate mMusErm1 chromosome 11, mMusErm1.Pri, whole genome shotgun sequence harbors:
- the MTURN gene encoding maturin isoform X2; the protein is MFRGFGFAYKKKKREKKRKKERKKEKKRWWGQTEESAPPRPSARSKPRRPRGAGREAGRGGAGRGAARSRPPPTPYTQHVNSPRREEPRDRREPRRPAPPPAREPAEPRAGRPGGGRPRREEGGRAAEGAGGGQRARRLSERRARRARMDFQQLADVAEKWCSNTPFELIATEETERRMDFYADPGVSFYVLCPDNGCGDNFGPESRASSTRASRRGEESRSPPDAQTQLLESPRGPGRAPAPV
- the MTURN gene encoding maturin isoform X1; amino-acid sequence: MFRGFGFAYKKKKREKKRKKERKKEKKRWWGQTEESAPPRPSARSKPRRPRGAGREAGRGGAGRGAARSRPPPTPYTQHVNSPRREEPRDRREPRRPAPPPAREPAEPRAGRPGGGRPRREEGGRAAEGAGGGQRARRLSERRARRARMDFQQLADVAEKWCSNTPFELIATEETERRMDFYADPGVSFYVLCPDNGCGDNFHVWSESEDCLPFLQLAQDYISSCGKKTLHEVLEKVFKSFRPLLGLPDADDDAFEEYSADVEEEEPEADHPQMGVSQQ
- the MTURN gene encoding maturin isoform X3, whose protein sequence is MFRGFGFAYKKKKREKKRKKERKKEKKRWWGQTEESAPPRPSARSKPRRPRGAGREAGRGGAGRGAARSRPPPTPYTQHVNSPRREEPRDRREPRRPAPPPAREPAEPRAGRPGGGRPRREEGGRAAEGAGGGQRARRLSERRARRARMDFQQLADVAEKWCSNTPFELIATEETERRMDFYADPGVSFYVLCPDNGCGDNFLLGLPDADDDAFEEYSADVEEEEPEADHPQMGVSQQ